GGTTTTGGCAATCGCTACTATAGCCGTGCGTTCACCTCCCACGGTTTATGCATTTTTAAATCCCAAGTTTCCATCAGCTACTTGGGATTTTTTTTGCCTTGGATTTGATCCGGTGCATAAACCAGTCGTTGGCACTTGCCCTTTGCCACGCCAGCGGTACCTAGCGAAATGAGGCCTGGTCAACACTTTGAGCGAATCGTCCAGCCCGCCGCAGAAACCTCATCTACGCTGTTTGCATCACCGCTACAGGCTGAGGCCCACGCAAGGGTGCTGTCATGATCTCGATCGTCGAATTCAACCGCATCATGGCCTCTGGATTCCTGCCGCTGGCCTGCGATTGCAGCCTGAACAGGGATGGTTCGCTGCGCATCAGTATCTTCGAACCGACGTCCGGTCGCGTCGACCTCTTGCTCACCCGCGTGTCCCCCGAGGGCCTGGACAGTGTGCGTTCCATCTCGAACCTGATAGGGGAGTTGCGCACG
Above is a genomic segment from Pseudomonas sp. R5-89-07 containing:
- a CDS encoding DUF1652 domain-containing protein, whose product is MISIVEFNRIMASGFLPLACDCSLNRDGSLRISIFEPTSGRVDLLLTRVSPEGLDSVRSISNLIGELRTELRAGRRGFAAG